One window of Halopseudomonas maritima genomic DNA carries:
- a CDS encoding CDP-glycerol glycerophosphotransferase family protein: MAADGVVYFSKMFQAVPHLAQVARALPGTFVSSRVSTLRAFQRLYPDLDLARYSKRFGFLVRGNRLLKGAGAIVTGSPYGSFLKPYAAKKATVFHGTYMMLSKDALLRNSHFDLLCVIGPRMKGMLERFPEAERLNIVDTGFLPFCEYPERSAQQRAAVLQRLGLDPQRQTVLYTSSRRGFGSWQRAAEQLVSTAPPHFNLILRPHPSQSLTSRRADRDSFKRVRALIQARGNAFLDLSECALSEVLSVSDLVVSDANSPSEEALFYDIPQLMIETPECSRDVIRQIGEREAMHPDDLSQLLTLYDCGPNLYIGDQTPDFSTVLDRALTDQTAYAAQREGYFSWVFGSRDRMANERVARAIQTHLL; this comes from the coding sequence ATGGCAGCCGATGGCGTTGTCTACTTTTCCAAGATGTTCCAGGCTGTTCCCCACCTGGCGCAGGTGGCGCGTGCGCTTCCAGGTACCTTTGTGTCCAGTCGTGTCTCTACGCTGCGCGCTTTTCAGCGCCTGTATCCTGACCTTGACCTAGCACGTTACTCCAAGCGTTTCGGGTTTCTGGTACGCGGTAATCGCTTATTGAAGGGCGCCGGCGCCATTGTGACCGGCTCCCCTTATGGCAGCTTTTTGAAGCCTTACGCGGCGAAAAAGGCCACGGTGTTTCATGGTACCTACATGATGCTCAGCAAGGATGCCTTGCTGCGCAACAGTCACTTTGACCTGCTGTGCGTCATCGGTCCGCGAATGAAAGGCATGCTGGAGCGCTTCCCTGAAGCAGAGCGGCTGAACATTGTCGATACCGGCTTCCTGCCGTTTTGCGAATACCCTGAGCGTTCGGCTCAGCAACGCGCGGCGGTATTGCAGCGTCTGGGCCTCGACCCGCAGCGTCAGACAGTGCTGTACACCTCCAGCCGGCGCGGGTTTGGCTCATGGCAGCGCGCAGCTGAGCAATTGGTGAGTACGGCGCCGCCGCATTTCAATTTGATCCTGCGTCCTCATCCGAGCCAGTCGTTGACTTCTCGCCGCGCCGACAGGGACAGCTTCAAGCGAGTGCGCGCTCTGATTCAGGCACGAGGCAATGCCTTTCTGGATTTGAGTGAATGCGCGCTGTCCGAGGTGCTGTCTGTCTCGGATCTGGTGGTCTCGGATGCCAACTCGCCCAGCGAAGAGGCGCTGTTTTATGATATTCCGCAGTTGATGATAGAAACGCCCGAATGCTCGCGAGACGTCATACGCCAGATTGGCGAGCGTGAAGCCATGCATCCCGACGACCTGTCGCAGTTGCTGACGCTGTATGATTGCGGTCCTAATCTGTATATCGGTGATCAGACACCGGATTTTTCAACTGTACTGGACAGGGCCCTGACCGATCAGACTGCCTATGCCGCCCAGCGTGAGGGTTATTTCTCCTGGGTGTTTGGCTCTCGTGATCGCATGGCCAACGAGCGGGTCGCTCGTGCCATCCAAACGCATCTGCTCTGA